The DNA segment CGATGGTGCGGGCCTCGGCCTGCACCTCGTGCAGGTGGTCGAGGCCGCGGAAGGACTCGGCGTAGATCTTGTAGACGTCCTCGGTGCCGGAGGGGCGCGCGGCGAACCACGCGTTCTCGGTGACGACCTTGACGCCGCCGACCGCCGCGTCGTTGCCCGGCGCCTTCGAGAGCTTGGCGACGATCTCCTCGCCGGCGAGGGTGGTCGCCGAGATCGCGTCGCCGTCGAGCTTGCCCAGTGCCGCCTTCTGAGCCTTCGTGGCCACCGCGTCGACGCGCTCGTAGACCGGGTCGCCGAAGCGCTCGGTCAGCTCGCGGTAGAGCGCCGAGGGGCTCTTGCCCGTGACGGCGACGATCTCCGAGGCGAGCAGTGCCAGCAGGATGCCGTCCTTGTCGGTCGTCCAGACGGTGCCGTCGAAGCGGAGGAACGACGCTCCCGCCGACTCCTCGCCGCCGAAGCCGACCGAGCCGTCGACCAGGCCGGGCACGAACCACTTGAAGCCGACCGGCACCTCCCAGAGGCGGCGGCCGAGCGACTCCGCGACCCGGTCGATGATCGAGGAGGAGACCAGCGTCTTGCCGATCGCCGCGTCCTCGCGCCAGCCGGAGCGGTGGCGGTAGAGGTAGTCGATCGCGACGGCGAGGTAGTGGTTGGGGTTCATCAGGCCGCCGTCGGGCGTGACGATGCCGTGGCGGTCCGCGTCGGCGTCGTTGCCGGTGAGGATGTCGTAGTCGCCGGCCCGGGCGACGACCGAGGCCATCGCGCTGGGGGAGGACGGGTCCATCCGGATCTTCTCGTCCCAGTCCAGGGTCATGAAGCCCCACGCCGGGTCGACCTCGCCGTTGACGACCGTCAGGTCGAGCTCGTACATCTCGGCGATCAGCTGCCAGTAGTGCACCGAGGCGCCGCCCAGCGGGTCGGCTCCGATCTTCACGCCGGCCTTCTTGATCGCGTCGATGTCGATGATGTTCTTCAGGTCCGCGACGTAGTGGGTGCGGTAGTCGTAGGTCTCGACGGCGCTCGGCTCGGCCGACTTCACGTCGCGGTTGCCGTCGGCGATCAGCTCGTTGGCGCGGTTCGCGATCCAGGAGGTGGCGTCGGAGTCGGCGGGGCCGCCGTGCGGCGGGTTGTACTTGAAGCCGCCGTCGCGGGGCGGGTTGTGCGAGGGGGTGACCACGATGCCGTCGGCCCGGTCGGTGTGCGACGGGTCGTTGTTGTAGCGGAGGATCGCGTGGCTGAGCGCCGGCGTCGGCACGTAGTCGTCGAACTCGTCGACGAGCACGCGCACCTCGTTGGCGACCAGCACCTCGAGCGCCGTCGTCAGCGCCGGGCGCGAGAGGCCGTGGGTGTCGGCGCCGATGAAGAGCGGCCCGGTGATCCCCTCGTTAGTGCGGTACTCGACGATGGCCTGGGTCACCGCCGCGATGTGGTCCTCGTTGAAGGCGGTGTCGAACGACGAGCCGCGATGCCCGGAGGTGCCGAAGACCACCTTCTGCAAGGGGTCGGACACGTCCGGCTTCTTCTCGTAGTACGCCCTCACGAGGGCCTCGACGTCGATGAGATCGGAGGCCTCTGCCGGCTTCCCTGCGCGATCGGTCATGGGGTCCATAGTGGCAGTCGCGCCGGGGCCGCGATACCGGCTGGACAGGCGCTGGCTAGGCTGTCCGCCATGCCCGACCGCGCCTCCGACGGTGTCCCCGACACCGCCTCCGCCCCCCGCACCTACAGCTATCTCGGGCCCTCCGGCACGTTCACGGAGGCGGCGCTCGCGCAGGTGCCCGAGGCGCGCGGGCACGTCTGGCGGAGCGTCGGCAACGTCGGCGAGGCTCTCGACGACCTGGTCTCGGGGCGCAGCGACGGCGCGGTGATCGCGATCGAGAACTCGGTCGAGGGCGGGGTGACCGCCGCGCAGGACGCGCTGGCCAGGATCCCGGGCGTGCGGATCGTCGGCGAGTACCTCGTGCCGGTGTCCTTCATCCTGGTCGGCCGCCCGGGCGCGCGGCTCGAGGACGTGCGGGTCGTCGCCGCGCACCCGGTCGCCTACGGCCAGTGCCGCGGGTGGCTCGACCGGACGATCCCGAGCCACGAGCACCTGCCGGCGTCGAGCAACGTGCAGGCCACGATCGACCTGCTCGCGGGCTCGCCCGCCCAGGCCGCCATCGCGCCGCCCGGGATCGTCCGCCACCACGACGTCGAGGTACTCGCGGAGCGGATCGGCGACAACCCGAACGCGGTGACCCGCTTCGTGCACGTCTCGCGCTCGCGGGTGCTGCCGGAGCCGACGGGCGCCGACAAGACCAGCCTGATCGTCGAGCTGCCCTCCGACGCCCCGGGAGCGCTGCTCGACATGCTCGAGCAGTTCGCGACCCGCGGAGTGAACCTGAGCATGATCCAGTCGCGGCCCATCGGCGACGCCCTCGGCCGCTACCGCTTCGTGATCGACCTCGACGGCCACGTGCACGACGAGCGGGTCGCCGACGCCCTGCTGGGCCTTCGCCGCTTCAGTCCGCGGGTGATCTTCCTCGGCTCGTATCCCCGTGCGGATCGCCGTCCGGTCTCGTACGTGCGACGCTACGACGACGAGGTGTTCATCGAGGCGCGTGACTGGCTGCGCGGGATCCTCGGCAGCGAACCGGAGGTCGACGATGACTGAACGAGGCGGAGCCGAGCGCGAGCGCGTCGATCCGCGGTACGACGCCGCCTTCCAGCGGGGTTTCGCCGGGGGAGTGGACCGGGTGCGCGGCGACGAGCGCGCCTTCGCCCGGCCGGGGACGGCGCCGGAGGGGATCGCGCGCCGGCGGCCGCCCGCCCTCGCCGACATCGCGACCACGGCCGACAGCCGGCGCTCGCGGCGGGCGGCCGGGAGCGGCGCTCCGATCAGCGCACCCGCCCGGCTGCCCTCGGACGCGGCCCCCGCCCGGGAGCCGTTCGCCGATCCCGCGCCCGAGGAGGCGGCCGTCCGCCGAGTCGAGGTCGCCGTGGAGCCGTCGGCGCCGCTCTGGCGGAACCCCTGGCTGCTCGCCCTGCTGCTCGCGGGGCTGGCCGGCAGCGTGCTCGGCGTCGCGCTGCTCTACAGCGGCTACTCCTCGCCGCCCGCGTCGTACTACGGCGACTCCGACACCCCGTCGCCGGAGTGGATCCAGCGCCAGATCACCTACTACGCGTCGATCCCGCTGCTGGGCAGCCTGCCGTTCGCGCTGCTGCTGGCGATGGGCGTCGCGGCACTGCGCTGGCGAGCCCGGCCCGCCAAGCAGGCGCCCTCCGACGACGAGGCCGAGGCGACGACCCTCTGACGGCGAGGCCTCCGGCGGAGGGTGGATCTCGATACGCGCGCTGCGCGCGCTACTCGATCAGCATGAACCGATTCCGACGCGCGCCGTCATGCTGGTCGAGTAGCCCCGGAGGGGCGTATCGAGACCAACCGTCGCCGGCGCCTCCAGTGCAGACCTCTCTACACCCCCGACGCGCCGAACAGCAGCCCGAGCAGGTAGGTGACGAGCGCCGCGCCGTAGCCGATGCCGAGCTGGCGCAGGGCGCGGGCGAGGGGCGGCGCGCCGGAGAGCAGGCCGACGATCGCGCCGGTCGCGAGCAGCGCCAGGCCGACGAGGACGGACGCGAGGACCACCGCGGCCAGCCCGGACATCCCGAGCAGGTAGGGCAGCACCGGGATGATCGCGCCCGAGGCGAAGAAGCAGAAGCTCGACAGCGCCGCGCCCATGCCGGTGCCGATCGACTCGTACTCGTCGACCGACGGGTCGGCCTTCACTCCGCCGATGGTGATCGGCGAGGTCGGCGCCGCGCCGCCGCGCAGTCCCGCGAAGACCCGGGCGGCGCGGGCGTCCGCGTCCTCCTGCGAGAGCCCGCGGGCGCGGTAGACGAGCGAGAGCTCGTTGGCGTCGACGTCGAGGTCGGGGACGACGTGGTTGGTGTCGAGGTCGGGGGAGGAGGCGGAGAGCAGCTCGCGCTGCGAGCGCACCGATACGAACTCGCCGGCGCCCATCGAGAGCGCGCCCGCGAGCAGCCCGGCGATGCCGGTGAACAGCACGACCCCGGTGCCGACTCCGCTCGCGCCGACGCCGAGGACGAGCGCCAGGTTCGAGACCAGGCCGTCGTTGGCGCCGAAGACCGCGGCGCGGAAGGTGCCCGAGAGCCGGTTGCGGCCGCGCTCGGCGAGCCCGCGGACGACCTCGCCGTGGATCCGCTCGTCGGCGGCCATCGCCTCCGTCGCGTCGTCGTCGTCGGCGTAGGGCGAGCGGGCCTCGGCGCGCTGGATCAGCGCGAGGACGAAGACCGAGCCGAACTGCCGGGTCAGGAAGCCGAGCAGTCGTGTGCGCAGATCCGGCCGCGGCTGCGGCTCGGCGGCCGGCCCGAGCAGCTCGCGCCAGTGCTCCTCGTGCCGGCCCTCGGCGGCGGCCAGGGCGAGCAGGATCTCGCGCTCCTCGCCGGAGCGGCGCTCGGCGAGATCGCGGTAGCTCGCGGCCTCGGCGAGCTCGTCGGCGAGGTAGCGCCGCCAGCGGCGGATCTGCACGGGAGTGGGGGAGGAAGGGGTGTCTCGGGCGGTGGTCGCCATGGGATCTCCTGGGCTTCGGCACCCCGGCCGACCCGCGCGAGAGGACCGGCCAGGACACGTGTCGACTGGCCGAAGGTCTCGTTCGCCCGGTTCCGCGAGGATCCGGGTGGCGCGCCGGGTCCGGGACTCTCCGGACCAGCATGTCGACGCGCCTCGTCGTCCGCTCGGCGGACGGTGGGAACTACTCCCCTTCGCAGGGACCACCGTAGCCGAGAAGGCAGCGCGGCGCCCCTCCGATCGCGGGGCGGTGCCCGCGGGTACAGTCGAGCCGCGGCGGACCCTCCCGGCCCGCCCCCGCGCCGCACCGGCGCCCTCGAAGGGGAGGCCGCCCATGACCGCCGACAGCGCACCGACCCGCCGGCTCGTCGCCGAGCTGGAGGAGCGCGCCCGCGAGGCGCTGCCCTGGTTCGTCGCCGACTACTACGGCGCCGTCGCGGGCGGCCGCTCGGAGCGCGACGCCGACCTCGCGGCCTGGGACGCGATCCGCTTCCGGCCGGCGGCGCTGCGCGGCGAGCTCGACGGCGACACCACGACCACGGTCCTCGGCACCGAGGTGCGGGGCCCCGTGCTGATCGCGCCGATGGCGCAGCAGAACGCGGCGGATCCGCGGGGCGAGATCGCGATGGCGGAGGCGGCGGCCCGCGCCGGCACCCTGCTCGGCGTCTCGACGAACACGGCGCTGCCGTTCGAGCGGATCGCCGCGGCGGGTGCGCCGTGGTGGTTCCAGGTCTACCTGCTCGCGGACCGCGACGTGACTCACGCGCTGATCGAGCGTGCCGCTGAGCACGGCGCCCGCGCTCTGATGCTCACGGTCGAGATGCCGGTGCTGCGCGGCGAGCGCCCCGGCATCGAGCCGCTCACCTGGCCCGAGATCCCCGGGAAGGCGCGGCTCGGCAATCTGACCGAGCAGGAGCGCGCCCTGGTCCTCGGCCGTCCCGTGCCGAACCCGGGACTCGACGACATCGGCCGCTTGCGCTCGGTGAGCGGACTGCCGGTCCTGGTGAAGGGCGTGCTGCGCGGCGAGGACGCCCGTCGCGCCGTGGACGCGGGCGCCTCCGGGGTCGTCGTCTCGACCCACGGCGGCCGGCGGATGGACGGCTCGATCACCGCGGTCGGGGCGCTCGCCGAGGTGGTCGACGCGGTCGGCGCCGACGCCGAGGTCTACATCGACAGCGGGGTTCGCACTGGCCGGCACGTGCTCGCGGCGCTCGCGCTCGGGGCCCGCGCGGTCTTCGTCGGGCGGCCGCTGATGTGGGCGCTCGCCGTGGGCGGCGCCGACGAGGTCGCCGGGCTGCTCGGGCTCCTCGACCGCGAGTTCCGGGTCATGCTGCGGCAGTCGGGAGCGGCGTCGATCCGCGATCTCGGCGGGCTCGTCGCCCGGTCCTGACGGAGGTCGCCGTCAGGCCGCGATGCTGCTGCGGGCGCGGCGGCGCTGCTGCCGCTCGTGCTCGGCCTCGAGCAGCGCGCGGGTGCGCTCGGTGGCGAGCAGCTCGACCAGGGTGTCGGTCTCCTCCTCGATCCGCTCGCGCAGGTCGAGCGGCTCGGTGGTCAGCAGTCGCTTGGCGGCGGCGGCCACCAGCGGCGGGCGGGCCGCGAGCGCCCGGACGCGCTCGTCGACGCGGGCCGCGAGCTCGGCGCGGGGGACGACCTCGGTGACGAGCTGCCACTCGAGCGCCTCGGCGGCGCGGACCGAGCGGCCGGAGAGCACGAAGTCCAGGGCGCGGCGGCGGCCGATCGTCGCGGGCAGGGTCGCCGTGACGCCGCAGTCCGGCACGAGCCCGACGTCGCCGTAGGCGCTGACGAAGGTCGCGGCGGGCGTCGCGACGACGATGTCGGCGGCGAGCGCGAAGGCGATCCCGGCTCCCGCGGTGATGCCGTCGATCGCGCAGACGACGACGGCGCTGCTCTCGCCGAGCAGGCGGAAGGCCTCGCCCGCGGTCGTCGCCAGATCGCGGAGGTACTGGTCGGGCCGGTCGGCGCCCATGATCGCCGAGACGTCACCGCCGGTGCAGAACGCGCGACCCGCGGACTCGACGACGAGGACGGTGCAGCCCGCGTCGGCGTTCAGCGCGATCAGGGCGCGGACCAGCTGCAGGGCCGTGTCGAGGTCGAGCGCGTTGAGAGCGTCCGGCCGGTCGAGGATCAGGCGGGCGACGGGGCCGGAGCGCTCGACGCGCACGGTCGGGGGTCGGGGAGTCATGGCGGGGCCTCTCGGGGTGAGGTCGGGGAGCTGCGGTGAAGAGCTGCGGCCCTCTCGCGGGGGAACGGAGGGGGCCGGCGCCCTCCGTCGGGGGAGGTGGCGCAGAAGTGGTTCGCAGCCCCGGCCCCGCCGGTTCGGTCCGCCCGGCCGATCCTCAGGCGCGCCTCCCGGCCCCTCTAAACTGCTCTGGTGATTGATCCCGTACTTCTCCGCGAGAACCCGGACGTCCTCAAGCGCTCGCAGGAGGCCCGCGGCGACTCCGTCGAGCTCGTCGACGACGCCCTCGAGGCCGACCGCGCACGCCGGGCCGCGATCACCGAGGCCGAGCGCCTCCGCGCCGAGCAGAACGCCTTCGGCAAGACCGTCGCGAAGGCGCCGAAGGACGAGAAGGCGGCCCTGGTCGCCGAGGCGCAGCGCCTCGCCGCCGCGGCCAAGCAGGCGCAGCAGGAGGCCGCCGAGGCCGACGAGCGCTTCGGCTCGCTCGTGAAGCGGCTGGCCAACCCGATCATCGACGGCGTTCCCGCCGGTGGCGAGGACAAGTTCGAGCTCGTGCGCACCGTCGGCGAGCGCCCGGTCTTCGACTTCGCGCCCCGCGACCACCTCGAGATCGGCGAGCTGCTCGACGGCATCGACATGCAGCGCGGCGCGAAGGTCAGCGGCGCGCGCTTCTACTTCCTCAAGGGCCTCGTCGCCCGGCTCGAGATCGCGCTGATGAACCTCGGCCTGGAGCGCGCCCTCGAGGCCGGCTTCACCCCGCTGATCACGCCGACGCTGGTGCGCCCCGAGATCATGGACGGCACCGGCTTCCTCGGCGAGCACGACGACGAGGTGTACCGCCTCCGCGACGACGACCTCTACCTCACCGGCACCAGCGAGGTGGCGCTCGCCGGCTACCACGCCGACGAGATCCTGGATCTCGCGGGCGGCCCGAAGCGCTACGCCGGCTGGAGCACCTGCTACCGCCGCGAGGCCGGCTCGGGCGGGCGCGACACCCGCGGCATCATCCGGGTGCACCAGTTCAACAAGCTCGAGATGTTCGTCTACACGCTGCCCGAGGACGCGGAGGCGGAGCACGCGCGCCTGCTCGCCCACCAGGAGGGCGTGCTGCAGAGCCTCGGCCTGCACTACCGCGTCATCGACGTCGCCGCGGGCGACCTCGGCCAGAGCGCCGCGCGCAAGTTCGACGTCGAGGCGTGGGTGCCCACCCAGGACGCCTACCGCGAGCTGACCTCGACCTCGAACTGCACCACCTTCCAGGCCCGCCGCCTCGACACCCGCTACCGCACCGAGTCGGGGAAGACGGCGCCCGTCGCCACCCTGAACGGCACGCTGGCGACCACCCGCTGGATCGTCGCCCTGCTCGAGACGCACCAGCAGGCCGACGGCTCGGTGCTCGTCCCCGAGGCGCTGCGTCCGCACCTGGGCGGCCTCGAGGTCCTCGAGCCGGTCCGCACCGCATGAGCACCGGTCGCCGCCTCATCGCCCTCGACATCGACGGCACCGTCATGCACGAGGACGGCACCATCACCGACGCGGTCGTCGAGGCGATCACGCGGGTGGTCGCCCAGGGCGACGAGGTCATGCTCGCGACCGGTCGCTCGCCGTCGACCACGCTGCCCGTGGTCGCGCGCCTGGGCATCGCTCCGGAGTTCGTCATCTGCTGCAACGGCGCCGTCACCCTGCGCCGCGACCCCGAGGCGGACGGCGGCTACCGCCCCGACGTCGTCGAGACCTTCGACCCCACCGAGGTCCTGGAGACCATCCGCCGGCACCTGCCCGACGCGCACTACGCCGTCGAGGACGCCGACGGCGCCTTCTCCTACACCGAGGCCTTCCCCGGCGGAGCGGTGATGGGCGCCGAGACGGTGCACGTGCCGTTCGAGGAGCTGCTGGGCGTGCAGTCCACCCGCGTGGTCGTCATCTCGCCCGGCACCGGCATCGAGGAGTTCACCGAGCTCGTCGAGCGGATGGGCCTGCACCAGGTCAGCTACGCCATCGGCTGGACCGCCTGGCTCGACATCGCCCCGCACGGCGTCAACAAGTCGACCGCGCTCGAGCTGGTCCGGAACCGCCTCGGCATCGAGCGGAGCGACGTGGTCGCGCTCGGCGACGGCCGCAACGACATCGAGATGCTCACCTGGGCCGCCGAGCACGGCGCCGGCCTGGCGATGGGGCAGGCGCCCGACGAGGTCCTCGCGGTCGCCTCCGCGATCCTCCCCACGGTGCACGAGGACGGCGTCGCCGTCGCCCTCGCCGACCTGCGCTGACCCGACCCGGCGCCCGCCGCTCCCTGCGCTGACCCGACGCGGCGCCCGCCGCTCCCGCGCCGCGCGGGCCGTCGGTTACCATCGACTGTCTCTCCCCGCGGGGAGCGACAGGGAGGGCTGTCCGAGCGGCCGATGGAGCCAGTCTTGAAAACTGGTGGGCAGAGATGTCTCTAGGGTTCGAATCCCTAGCCCTCCGCCACAGCGATCGAGCGGCGAAGCCGCCCCTCTGGCGACGAGGACGAGAACGCGATCCAGCCTTCTCGCCGGCCGTGGTGAGAGACCGGATGCGGCGGCGTCCCGCCGTGCTGGTCGTGAGGGAGAGGACGCGGCGGCGTCCCCTCATGCTGGTCGAGTAGCCCCGAAGGGGCGTATCGAGACCCTCCGTCATCAGCAGGGTGGGTCTGCAGACTCGCTCTCCTGACGTAGGTGGATCTCGATACGCCCGCTGCGCGGGCTGCTCGATCAGCAGGGAGGGCCTGCTGCGCGGGCTGCTCGATCAGCAGGGAGGGCCTGCTGCGCGGGCTGCTCGATCAGCAGGGAGGGCCTGCTGTGTGTCCCTGGCGCGCAGCGATCTCGTCGTCGGGCCCCGACGGCTAAAGTGACGTTCTGTCGATATTCGAGACGGGTCGCCTCCGCCGAGACGCACCTCCTGAGCTTCGGGCCGCCCGCCTCTCGATGGAGAAGGAGCCGTCATGAGCGACGAGAACGTGCCGGGACCTCGCACTGAGCGCCTGCGACCGGGGGTGTACGCGACACGGGACGGCAGCGGCACGACCGTGATGGCGTGGCCGCGGGCACTGGCGCTCGGCGACGGCGCGGACGTCGACGAGCGACTCCGGCAGCTCGTCGAGGGCGGGCCGGGCGGTTCCGACGACCCCGTCACGGAGCGACTGCGCGAGGACGGCTGGCTCGTCCAGGAGTTCGGGGACGACGACGGTCCGGGCTTCGTGGTGAATCCGCTGAGGGCCGCGGTCGAGCCCGCTCCTGAGCCGTCCGCCGACCTCGATCTCTCGAGGTTCGCCGTGATCCGCCGCCACGGCCCCGACCTGCTCGTCGAATCCCCGCTGGCCAGCGCCGAGATCGTGCTGCACCGGCGGTCGCTGCTCGCCGACGCGCTCTCGGGCTCCGGCGGTCTCGCCGCCGCCCTGCGCCGCGAGCTCCAGCGGCACGGGTTCCTCGCGCTGCCGGGCGGACCGGAGGACACCGAGTTCCGCTACCGGCAGTGGGCACCCCACGAGCTGCTCTTCCACGACCGCAGCCGGCAGGGCCACCGCGGCCCGGCCGCCGACTTCGGCGGCACCTGGTGGGGTGGGAAGGCAAGTTTCGCTCCGGAAGGCGCCGCCCCGGTTCCGTTCGGCGGCCGCCGGGTCGCCCTCCCCGCGGTCGATCTCGCCGCCCTGCGCGCGAGCGACCCGCCCTACGCCGAGGTCGTCGAGCGCCGGGCGTCCCTGCGCGACCACGACGACGCCGCGCCGATCGACGTCGCCGAGCTCGGGGAGCTCCTCTTCCGGACGGATCGGGTCCGCGGGCTGCGCGTCGACCACGGGACGGAGGTGGTCAGCTCGCCGCGTCCGTCCGGCGGCTCGCTCGCGGAGCTCGAGCTGTACCTGGCCGTCTCGCGCTGCGCCGGGCTCGAGCCGGCCTTCTACCACTACGACGCGCACCGCCACGAGCTGGAGGAGGTGTGCGGCATCGGCGCTCCCTCCGTGCGCCGGCTGGTCCAGGTCGCGAGCGGGGTCGCGGCGACCGGGGTCGCCCCGCAGGTGCTGATCGTCGTCTCCGCTCGCGTCGGCCGCGTGATGTGGAAGTACCAGAGGATGGCGCTCGAGCTCGTCCTGAAGGACACCGGGGTCCTCTACCAGGCCCTCGCCGGGGCGTGCAGCGCGATGGGACTGGCGGGCTGCCCGCTCGGCACCGACGACCCGGTCGCCTTCGCCGAGGCGACCGGTCGCGACCCGCTCCTCGAGTGCAGCGTGGGCCAGTTCATCGTCGGCTCGATCCCGCGTCCGGTGCCGGCGGTGGCGCGATGACCCTCACCGTGGACACCAGCGCCTGCGTGATCGACCACGAGGGGCGCACCTACGGCATGACCGCCGCCGGCGACATCGAGCTCACCGGCGAGGTCGCGGGCTGGATGCACGTGATCGCGGCGTGGATCCTCGCGGGGGAAGACATCGAGGAGCGCGCTCGGTCGCTCGATCTCGCCCGGGCGGATCAGGTCCGGCGCGTGCGGAGCGCGATGCTCAGCCTCGGCCTCCTCCGCGAGGCTCCCATCGCCGGTCGCGTCCGATTCCTCGGCGAGACAGGACTCCTGCAGTGCGCGGTGGCGCGGAGCGGCCGCGCGCTCCCCGAGTCCTGGCTCGCCGTCGGCCCGGTCGAGGGGCGGTGGCTGATCGACGAGGTCCGCGAGCACCCGGAACGGACGTGCGGGGCGGTGCTCCTGCGTGACGGCGCGGCGCTCGTCGTCGGCCCGGTGCCCGGGGCGGAGCTGCTCCCGGTGCTCGTGGCCTTGGCGGAGCGCGGGGTCGCGGCGGGCAGGCCCGACGAGGACGTGCTCCGGCTGGCCGTCGCCCAGCTGGTCCGCCGCGCCGCGTCCGATCGCACGGATCCGTGGCGAGCCAGGACGGTCACTGCGGACGGAACCGTGCTCACCCGGATCAGCCCGCACCCGTGGCAGGCCGGGCAGCCGGAGGCCACCGGCCCGTTCGAGGAGCGCGCGATGACGCTCGTCGATCCCGACTTCGGGGTCGTCCGGCTGATCGAGGAGGCGGACCTGCCGCAGGT comes from the Rathayibacter festucae DSM 15932 genome and includes:
- the pgm gene encoding phosphoglucomutase (alpha-D-glucose-1,6-bisphosphate-dependent); its protein translation is MTDRAGKPAEASDLIDVEALVRAYYEKKPDVSDPLQKVVFGTSGHRGSSFDTAFNEDHIAAVTQAIVEYRTNEGITGPLFIGADTHGLSRPALTTALEVLVANEVRVLVDEFDDYVPTPALSHAILRYNNDPSHTDRADGIVVTPSHNPPRDGGFKYNPPHGGPADSDATSWIANRANELIADGNRDVKSAEPSAVETYDYRTHYVADLKNIIDIDAIKKAGVKIGADPLGGASVHYWQLIAEMYELDLTVVNGEVDPAWGFMTLDWDEKIRMDPSSPSAMASVVARAGDYDILTGNDADADRHGIVTPDGGLMNPNHYLAVAIDYLYRHRSGWREDAAIGKTLVSSSIIDRVAESLGRRLWEVPVGFKWFVPGLVDGSVGFGGEESAGASFLRFDGTVWTTDKDGILLALLASEIVAVTGKSPSALYRELTERFGDPVYERVDAVATKAQKAALGKLDGDAISATTLAGEEIVAKLSKAPGNDAAVGGVKVVTENAWFAARPSGTEDVYKIYAESFRGLDHLHEVQAEARTIVDAALGS
- the pheA gene encoding prephenate dehydratase; protein product: MPDRASDGVPDTASAPRTYSYLGPSGTFTEAALAQVPEARGHVWRSVGNVGEALDDLVSGRSDGAVIAIENSVEGGVTAAQDALARIPGVRIVGEYLVPVSFILVGRPGARLEDVRVVAAHPVAYGQCRGWLDRTIPSHEHLPASSNVQATIDLLAGSPAQAAIAPPGIVRHHDVEVLAERIGDNPNAVTRFVHVSRSRVLPEPTGADKTSLIVELPSDAPGALLDMLEQFATRGVNLSMIQSRPIGDALGRYRFVIDLDGHVHDERVADALLGLRRFSPRVIFLGSYPRADRRPVSYVRRYDDEVFIEARDWLRGILGSEPEVDDD
- a CDS encoding VIT1/CCC1 transporter family protein produces the protein MATTARDTPSSPTPVQIRRWRRYLADELAEAASYRDLAERRSGEEREILLALAAAEGRHEEHWRELLGPAAEPQPRPDLRTRLLGFLTRQFGSVFVLALIQRAEARSPYADDDDATEAMAADERIHGEVVRGLAERGRNRLSGTFRAAVFGANDGLVSNLALVLGVGASGVGTGVVLFTGIAGLLAGALSMGAGEFVSVRSQRELLSASSPDLDTNHVVPDLDVDANELSLVYRARGLSQEDADARAARVFAGLRGGAAPTSPITIGGVKADPSVDEYESIGTGMGAALSSFCFFASGAIIPVLPYLLGMSGLAAVVLASVLVGLALLATGAIVGLLSGAPPLARALRQLGIGYGAALVTYLLGLLFGASGV
- a CDS encoding alpha-hydroxy-acid oxidizing protein, producing MTADSAPTRRLVAELEERAREALPWFVADYYGAVAGGRSERDADLAAWDAIRFRPAALRGELDGDTTTTVLGTEVRGPVLIAPMAQQNAADPRGEIAMAEAAARAGTLLGVSTNTALPFERIAAAGAPWWFQVYLLADRDVTHALIERAAEHGARALMLTVEMPVLRGERPGIEPLTWPEIPGKARLGNLTEQERALVLGRPVPNPGLDDIGRLRSVSGLPVLVKGVLRGEDARRAVDAGASGVVVSTHGGRRMDGSITAVGALAEVVDAVGADAEVYIDSGVRTGRHVLAALALGARAVFVGRPLMWALAVGGADEVAGLLGLLDREFRVMLRQSGAASIRDLGGLVARS
- a CDS encoding enoyl-CoA hydratase/isomerase family protein; amino-acid sequence: MTPRPPTVRVERSGPVARLILDRPDALNALDLDTALQLVRALIALNADAGCTVLVVESAGRAFCTGGDVSAIMGADRPDQYLRDLATTAGEAFRLLGESSAVVVCAIDGITAGAGIAFALAADIVVATPAATFVSAYGDVGLVPDCGVTATLPATIGRRRALDFVLSGRSVRAAEALEWQLVTEVVPRAELAARVDERVRALAARPPLVAAAAKRLLTTEPLDLRERIEEETDTLVELLATERTRALLEAEHERQQRRRARSSIAA
- the serS gene encoding serine--tRNA ligase — encoded protein: MIDPVLLRENPDVLKRSQEARGDSVELVDDALEADRARRAAITEAERLRAEQNAFGKTVAKAPKDEKAALVAEAQRLAAAAKQAQQEAAEADERFGSLVKRLANPIIDGVPAGGEDKFELVRTVGERPVFDFAPRDHLEIGELLDGIDMQRGAKVSGARFYFLKGLVARLEIALMNLGLERALEAGFTPLITPTLVRPEIMDGTGFLGEHDDEVYRLRDDDLYLTGTSEVALAGYHADEILDLAGGPKRYAGWSTCYRREAGSGGRDTRGIIRVHQFNKLEMFVYTLPEDAEAEHARLLAHQEGVLQSLGLHYRVIDVAAGDLGQSAARKFDVEAWVPTQDAYRELTSTSNCTTFQARRLDTRYRTESGKTAPVATLNGTLATTRWIVALLETHQQADGSVLVPEALRPHLGGLEVLEPVRTA
- a CDS encoding HAD family hydrolase; the protein is MSTGRRLIALDIDGTVMHEDGTITDAVVEAITRVVAQGDEVMLATGRSPSTTLPVVARLGIAPEFVICCNGAVTLRRDPEADGGYRPDVVETFDPTEVLETIRRHLPDAHYAVEDADGAFSYTEAFPGGAVMGAETVHVPFEELLGVQSTRVVVISPGTGIEEFTELVERMGLHQVSYAIGWTAWLDIAPHGVNKSTALELVRNRLGIERSDVVALGDGRNDIEMLTWAAEHGAGLAMGQAPDEVLAVASAILPTVHEDGVAVALADLR
- a CDS encoding SagB family peptide dehydrogenase: MSDENVPGPRTERLRPGVYATRDGSGTTVMAWPRALALGDGADVDERLRQLVEGGPGGSDDPVTERLREDGWLVQEFGDDDGPGFVVNPLRAAVEPAPEPSADLDLSRFAVIRRHGPDLLVESPLASAEIVLHRRSLLADALSGSGGLAAALRRELQRHGFLALPGGPEDTEFRYRQWAPHELLFHDRSRQGHRGPAADFGGTWWGGKASFAPEGAAPVPFGGRRVALPAVDLAALRASDPPYAEVVERRASLRDHDDAAPIDVAELGELLFRTDRVRGLRVDHGTEVVSSPRPSGGSLAELELYLAVSRCAGLEPAFYHYDAHRHELEEVCGIGAPSVRRLVQVASGVAATGVAPQVLIVVSARVGRVMWKYQRMALELVLKDTGVLYQALAGACSAMGLAGCPLGTDDPVAFAEATGRDPLLECSVGQFIVGSIPRPVPAVAR